In Schistocerca nitens isolate TAMUIC-IGC-003100 chromosome 10, iqSchNite1.1, whole genome shotgun sequence, a single window of DNA contains:
- the LOC126209803 gene encoding uncharacterized protein LOC126209803, translating to MERDEMGRSSLHLVPAYTGDSSLLRLLVERLEVAAVTRDGGSASGAAEAAVSRGAAEAKSVSEVDEALRSVEPHRVATDSDSAEASGTPGAWGVGEETGAVGRLQYAKAVSEAMGAEDGLLHWTPLRYAAERRRWWAVPALLEMGAEMHHLGDFQRGLHTPEELWRVFKENGYRALFDHILGKNQSQIVKQTNENKRLLEIQVGVSIACVEMSRMQFTEIGFEAESNGHIEVLKLSVSKALDILKKRLSDGSTAQEVELDQWRETLSEFVNDSIVQQLTTASDSTTLRGALGATMLYDAVVTGNAEWVRLLIQAGVDLNVQFSRGVTATHEAAVAGNVDCLESLLSAGADVNVKDKSGLTPLHCAAVTGRAQCVKLLLRAGADALAQDSERRSPLHYAAYARAAECVRLLANSAKNLEVRDLEGDTPLHCAARNGDVKSVEHLLRAGAHSSPLSDTVGTPLHVAVSRGNVDCVRLLLQAGANPTAGTAGGSTAMPLAARRGNPDSVRHILKAGASIQEKDDIGLTPLAIAAASHRPTCRRVPVEGGADVDQRDCEGHTPLHHAAGTGNAESVKLLLDAGADALAQDSLSRTPLHAASGQGNAECVRLLVKKGADVDKRDSIGRVPLHYAACYGKTEIVKLLLDAGSDRLAGDFQSRTPLHVASVGGNAECVRLLVKKGDDVDKRDSNGLTPLHYAAASGKTEIVKLLLDAGADALAQSSLSWTPLHVASGKGNAECFRLLVKKGADVDKRDSNGLTPLHHAASSGKTEIVKLLLDAGADALAQDSLSRTPLHAASGEGNAECVRLLVKKGADVDKRDSNGLTPLHYAASNGKTEIVKLLLDAGADALAQNSLSWTPLHAASGEGNAECVRLLVEKGDDVDKRDSNGATPLHRAASSGKTEIVKLLLDAGADALAQDSLSTTPLHVASVKGNAECVRLLVKKGADVDKSDSNGLTPLHYAASSGKTEIVKLLLDAGADALAQSSLSCTPLHVASDEGNAECVRLLVKEGDDVDKRDSNGLTPLHYAASSGKTEIVKLLLDAGADALAQDSLSRTPLHVASGMGNVECVRLLVKEGDDVDKRDSNGLTPLHYAASSGKTEIVKLLLDAGADALAQDSLSRTPLHAASGKGNAECVRLLVKEGDDVDKRDSNGATPLHRAASSGKTEIVKLLLDAGADALAQDSLTRTPLHVASGEGNAECVRLLVKKGDDVDKRDNDGATPLHRAASSGKTEIVKLLLDAGADALAQDSLSRAPLHVASDEGNAECVRLLVEKGDDVDKRDSNGATPLHRAASSGKTDIVKLLLDAGADALAQDSLSRTPLHAASGEGNAECVRLLVEKGDDVDKRDSNGATPLHRAASSGKTEIVKLLLDAGADALAQDSLSRTPLHAASGEGNAECVRLLVEKGDDVDKRDSNGATPLHRAASSGKTEIVKLLLDAGADALAQDSLSRTPLHAASGEGNAECVRLLVEKGDDVDKRDSNGATPLHRAASSGKTDIVKLLLDAGADALAQDSLSRTPLHAASGEGNAECVRLLVEKGDDVDKRDSNGATPLHRAASSGKTEIVKLLLDAGADALAQDSLSRTPLHAASGEGNAECVRLLVEKGDDVDKRDSSGATPLHRAASSGKTEIVKLLLDAGADALAQDSLSRTPLHAASGEGNAECVRLLVKEGDDVDKRDSNGATPLHRAASSGKTEIVKLLLDAGADALAQDSLSRTPLHAASGEGNAECVRLLVEKGDDVDKRDSNGATPLHRAASSGKTEIVKLLLDAGADALAQDSLSRTPLHAASGEGNAECVRLLVEKGDDVDKRDSSGATPLHRAASSGKTEIVKLLLDAGADALAQDSLSRTPLHAASGEGNAECVRLLMHLLRTLSRTPLHVASGEGNAECVRLLVEKGADVDKRDSNGATPLHRAASSGKTDIVKVLLDAGADALAQDSLSRTPLHVASGEGNAECVRLLVEKGYDVDKRDSNGATPLHRAASSGKTEIVKLLLDAGADPLAGDSHRCTPLYYAALRRNKVCVIMLLYAAWVRHRASK from the exons GTTGGAGTATCTATCGCGTGTGTGGAGATGTCTCGAATGCAGTTCACAGAAATCGGGTTTGAAGCTGAAAGCAATGGTCATATTGAG GTGCTGAAGCTCTCTGTGTCTAAGGCACTAGACATACTCAAAAAGAGACTAAGTGATGGATCTACAGCACAGGAGGTTGAGCTAGACCAGTGGAGAGAGACACTTTCTGAATTTGTGAATGACAGTATAGTGCAGCAGCTGACAACAGCCAGTGACAGTACCACGCTGCGCGGTGCACTTGGTGCGACGATGTTGTACGACGCAGTAGTAACAGGTAATGCAGAATGGGTACGACTGCTGATCCAGGCTGGGGTTGACCTCAATGTACAGTTCAGTAGGGGTGTGACAGCTACACATGAGGCAGCAGTTGCTGGGAATGTCGACTGCTTAGAGTCGCTACTCTCTGCTGGTGCTGACGTCAATGTGAAAGACAAGTCAGGTCTCACTCCACTGCACTGCGCAGCAGTGACGGGCAGGGCGCAGTGTGTGAAGCTACTGCTGCGGGCCGGCGCAGACGCGCTTGCGCAGGACTCGGAACGGCGAAGTCCGCTGCATTATGCAGCATATGCAAGGGCTGCGGAATGCGTCAGGCTACTGGCCAATTCAGCCAAAAACCTGGAGGTTAGAGACCTTGAAGGCGACACACCACTGCACTGCGCTGCAAGGAATGGCGACGTTAAAAGTGTGGAGCACCTGTTACGTGCAGGGGCTCACAGCAGCCCATTGAGTGACACCGTGGGCACACCTCTGCACGTGGCAGTATCGAGAGGCAACGTCGACTGCGTGAGGCTGCTGCTGCAGGCAGGGGCCAATCCGACGGCGGGAACTGCTGGTGGTTCAACTGCGATGCCCTTGGCCGCGCGGAGAGGCAACCCAGATAGTGTGAGGCACATCCTGAAAGCTGGTGCGAGTATCCAAGAGAAGGATGATATCGGTTTGACTCcgcttgccattgcagcagcatcCCACAGACCAACCTGCAGGAGGGTACCGGTGGAAGGAGGAGCTGACGTGGACCAGAGGGACTGTGAGGGTCACACACCACTGCACCACGCAGCAGGGACGGGCAACGCTGAGAGTGTGAAGCTACTACTGGACGCTGGTGCAGATGCACTTGCCCAGGACTCGCTAAGTAGGACACCACTGCATGCAGCATCAGGCCAGGGGAATGCAGAATGTGTCAGGCTACTGGTGAAGAAAGGAGCTGATGTCGACAAGAGGGACAGCATTGGTAGAGTACCACTACACTATGCAGCATGCTATGGCAAGACTGAGATTGTGAAGCTACTGCTGGACGCTGGTTCAGACCGGCTTGCGGGGGACTTCCAAAGTAGGACACCACTGCACGTTGCATCAGTTGGGGGGAATGCAGAATGTGTCAGACTACTGGTGAAGAAAGGAGATGATGTGGACAAGAGGGACAGCAACGGCCTAACACCACTACACTATGCAGCAGCCAGTGGCAAGACTGAGATTGTGAAGCTACTGCTGGACGCTGGTGCAGATGCACTTGCCCAGAGCTCGCTAAGTTGGACACCACTGCATGTAGCATCAGGCAAGGGGAATGCAGAATGTTTCAGACTACTGGTGAAGAAAGGAGCTGATGTCGACAAGAGGGACAGCAACGGCCTaacaccactacaccatgcagcatcCAGTGGCAAGACTGAGATTGTGAAGCTACTGCTGGACGCTGGTGCAGATGCACTTGCCCAGGACTCGCTAAGTAGGACACCACTGCATGCAGCATCAGGCGAGGGGAATGCAGAATGTGTCAGACTACTGGTGAAGAAAGGAGCTGATGTGGACAAGAGGGACAGCAACGGCCTAACACCACTACACTATGCAGCATCCAATGGCAAGACTGAGATTGTGAAGCTACTGCTGGACGCTGGTGCAGATGCACTTGCCCAGAACTCGCTAAGTTGGACACCACTGCATGCAGCATCAGGCGAGGGGAATGCAGAATGTGTCAGGCTACTGGTGGAGAAAGGAGATGATGTGGACAAGAGGGACAGCAACGGTGCAACACCACTACACCGTGCAGCATCCAGTGGCAAGACTGAGATTGTGAAGCTACTGCTGGACGCTGGTGCAGATGCACTTGCTCAGGACTCGCTAAGTACGACACCACTGCATGTAGCATCAGTCAAGGGGAATGCAGAATGTGTCAGACTACTGGTGAAGAAAGGAGCTGATGTGGACAAGAGCGACAGCAACGGCCTAACACCACTACACTATGCAGCATCCAGTGGCAAGACTGAGATTGTGAAGCTACTGCTGGACGCTGGTGCAGATGCACTTGCCCAGAGCTCGCTAAGTTGCACACCACTGCATGTAGCATCAGACGAGGGGAATGCAGAATGTGTCAGGCTACTGGTGAAGGAAGGAGATGATGTCGACAAGAGGGACAGCAACGGCCTAACACCACTACACTATGCAGCATCCAGTGGCAAGACTGAGATTGTGAAGCTACTGCTGGACGCTGGTGCAGATGCACTTGCTCAGGACTCGCTAAGTAGGACACCACTGCATGTAGCATCAGGCATGGGGAATGTAGAATGTGTCAGGCTACTGGTGAAGGAAGGAGATGATGTCGACAAGAGGGACAGCAACGGCCTAACACCACTACACTATGCAGCATCCAGTGGCAAGACTGAGATTGTGAAGCTACTGCTGGACGCTGGTGCAGATGCACTTGCCCAGGACTCGCTAAGTAGGACACCACTGCATGCAGCATCAGGCAAGGGGAATGCAGAATGTGTCAGGCTACTGGTGAAGGAAGGAGATGATGTGGACAAGAGGGACAGCAACGGTGCAACACCACTACACCGTGCAGCATCCAGTGGCAAGACTGAGATTGTGAAGCTACTGCTGGACGCTGGTGCAGATGCACTTGCTCAGGACTCGCTAACTAGGACACCACTGCATGTAGCATCAGGCGAGGGGAATGCAGAATGTGTCAGGCTACTGGTGAAGAAAGGAGATGATGTCGACAAGAGGGACAACGACGGTGCAACACCACTACACCGTGCAGCATCCAGTGGCAAGACTGAGATTGTGAAGCTACTGCTTGACGCTGGTGCAGATGCACTTGCTCAGGACTCGCTAAGTAGGGCACCACTGCATGTAGCATCAGACGAGGGGAATGCAGAATGTGTCAGGCTACTGGTGGAGAAAGGAGATGATGTGGACAAGAGGGACAGCAACGGTGCAACACCACTACACCGTGCAGCATCCAGTGGCAAGACTGACATTGTGAAGCTGCTGCTGGACGCTGGTGCAGATGCACTTGCCCAGGACTCGCTAAGTAGGACACCACTGCATGCAGCATCAGGCGAGGGGAATGCAGAATGTGTCAGGCTACTGGTGGAGAAAGGAGATGATGTGGACAAGAGGGACAGCAACGGTGCAACACCACTACACCGTGCAGCATCCAGTGGCAAGACTGAGATTGTGAAGCTACTGCTGGACGCTGGTGCAGATGCACTTGCCCAGGACTCGCTAAGTAGGACACCACTGCATGCAGCATCAGGCGAGGGGAATGCAGAATGTGTCAGGCTACTGGTGGAGAAAGGAGATGATGTGGACAAGAGGGACAGCAACGGTGCAACACCACTACACCGTGCAGCATCCAGTGGCAAGACTGAGATTGTGAAGCTACTGCTGGACGCTGGTGCAGATGCACTTGCCCAGGACTCGCTAAGTAGGACACCACTGCATGCAGCATCAGGCGAGGGGAATGCAGAATGTGTCAGGCTACTGGTGGAGAAAGGAGATGATGTGGACAAGAGGGACAGCAACGGTGCAACACCACTACACCGTGCAGCATCCAGTGGCAAGACTGACATTGTGAAGCTACTGCTGGACGCTGGTGCAGATGCACTTGCCCAGGACTCGCTAAGTAGGACACCACTGCATGCAGCATCAGGCGAGGGGAATGCAGAATGTGTCAGGCTACTGGTGGAGAAAGGAGATGATGTGGACAAGAGGGACAGCAACGGTGCAACACCACTACACCGTGCAGCATCCAGTGGCAAGACTGAGATTGTGAAGCTACTGCTGGACGCTGGTGCAGATGCACTTGCCCAGGACTCGCTAAGTAGGACACCACTGCATGCAGCATCAGGCGAGGGGAATGCAGAATGTGTCAGGCTACTGGTGGAGAAAGGAGATGATGTGGACAAGAGGGACAGCAGCGGTGCAACACCACTACACCGTGCAGCATCCAGTGGCAAGACTGAGATTGTGAAGCTACTGCTGGACGCTGGTGCAGATGCACTTGCCCAGGACTCGCTAAGTAGGACACCACTGCATGCAGCATCAGGCGAGGGGAATGCAGAATGTGTCAGGCTACTGGTGAAGGAAGGAGATGATGTGGACAAGAGGGACAGCAACGGTGCAACACCACTACACCGTGCAGCATCCAGTGGCAAGACTGAGATTGTGAAGCTACTGCTGGACGCTGGTGCAGATGCACTTGCCCAGGACTCGCTAAGTAGGACACCACTGCATGCAGCATCAGGCGAGGGGAATGCAGAATGTGTCAGGCTACTGGTGGAGAAAGGAGATGATGTGGACAAGAGGGACAGCAACGGTGCAACACCACTACACCGTGCAGCATCCAGTGGCAAGACTGAGATTGTGAAGCTACTGCTGGACGCTGGTGCAGATGCACTTGCCCAGGACTCGCTAAGTAGGACACCACTGCATGCAGCATCAGGCGAGGGGAATGCAGAATGTGTCAGGCTACTGGTGGAGAAAGGAGATGATGTGGACAAGAGGGACAGCAGCGGTGCAACACCACTACACCGTGCAGCATCCAGTGGCAAGACTGAGATTGTGAAGCTACTGCTGGACGCTGGTGCAGATGCACTTGCCCAGGACTCGCTAAGTAGGACACCACTGCATGCAGCATCAGGCGAGGGGAATGCAGAATGTGTCAGGCTACTG ATGCACTTGCTCAGGACTCTAAGTAGGACGCCACTGCATGTAGCATCAGGCGAGGGGAATGCAGAATGTGTCAGGCTACTGGTGGAGAAAGGAGCTGATGTCGACAAGAGGGACAGTAACGGTGCAACACCACTACACCGTGCAGCATCCAGTGGCAAGACTGACATTGTGAAGGTACTGCTTGACGCTGGTGCAGATGCACTTGCCCAGGACTCGCTAAGTAGGACACCACTGCATGTAGCATCAGGCGAGGGGAATGCAGAATGTGTCAGGCTACTGGTGGAGAAAGGATATGATGTGGACAAGAGGGACAGCAACGGTGCAACACCACTACACCGTGCTGCATCCAGTGGCAAGACTGAGATTGTGAAGCTACTGCTGGACGCTGGTGCAGACCCGCTTGCGGGGGACTCACATAGGTGCACACCACTGTACTACGCAGCCTTGAGGAGGAATAAAGTGTGTGTCATAATGTTACTGTATGCAGCCTGGGTCAGACACAGAGCAAGCAAATAA